The Selenomonas sp. AB3002 sequence GTGCATCAGATGCCTTTCAGGACGAGTTGCCTCCACAGGCTTCCATATCGTAAAAGGCCGGGGCGACCACCCCGGCTTCAAAAGAAAAGAGGGACGCTGACGCCCCTCTTTTTGCATGCTGCCATATCTGCCAAAACTTACCCCAGCGCCACATCCAGCGCCATCATCAGCGTAAATCCAAGGGCAAAGGCCAGCACCCCTACATTGGAATGGTGGCCTGAGGACATCTCAGGAATAAGTTCTTCCACCACCACATAGAGCATGGCCCCTGCCGCAAAGGCCAGCAGATACGGAAGCACCGGGATTACAAAGCTGGCCGCCAGGATAGTCAGCAGCCCTCCTATAGGCTCCACCACACCTGAGAGCATGCCCCCCAGGAAAGCCTTATGGCGGCTCATGCCCGCTGCCCTCAAAGGCAGGGAGATGATGGCCCCCTCGGGAAAGTTCTGTATGGCAATACCCACAGACAGCGCCAAAGCTCCTCCCAGGGTAACATCGGCAGTCCCTGAGATCCACCCTGCCAGCACCACGCCTACCGCCATGCCTTCAGGGATATTGTGCAGAGTCACCGCCAGCACCAGCATGGCAGATTTTGGCAGCGAGCAGCTGGGGCCCTCTGCCTCCTCCGAGTCCAGATGCAGATGGGGAATGAAATGGTCAAGGGCCAGCAAGAAAAGCGTCCCTGCCCAAAAGCCAATCACCGCAGGAAGGAAAGCCAGCTGCCCCAGCTGCCCCGAAGCCTCCATGGAGGGAATCAAAAGACTCCAGACAGAAGCCGCCACCATGACCCCCGCGGCAAAGCCCATAAGCCCCTTTTGCACCAGAGGATTGAGCTCATCCTTCAGCACATACACCCCTGCCGCCCCCAAGGCAGTGCCCATAAAAGGCAGCAGCAACCCCTGCAATACTTCCAAAGATAACATAAATGCCTCCAAAATCAGATGTCAGAGATAATTTCCTCATTACTATTTCCTCCCCGCAGGAGAAAAATCCTCCCTCCCCCTTAACCTTTGCCACCCAAATAACGATATAATGATATGGAGAAACGGACTTCTATGGCATCCAAAGGAGGAATGGGCCATGGCAAACTCAATCAACAATAATTTCCTGCTTCGCTATAAGAGTACAGAGCAGCTGGGCAAGAACATGTTCAAAGGCAGCAAGGAAAAGGCCTCTGAGGCCAAAGATCCTCTGGCCCAGTTCGGCGGCAGCGCCTCCGTGGAGCTTTCCCAGGAAGGACTGGCCTTAGCCGTCCAGCAGAAAAATGCCAAAGATGACAGCGGCGAAGGTTCCGGGGGCGTGAAGTCCGGCGAGGAAGCCCTCTCCCCCAAGGCTCAGGATTTCCTGGCCAAGCTGCGGGAGAAATACGGGGACTATGATTTCTTCGTAGCCGATAATGTAGAAAATCCCCTGGACTTCGACGGCGCCGGCAACAGCAATAAGAGATACTACGTCATCCTCTCCAATGAGGAGCTTGAAAAGATGGCAGATGACGAAGAGTACGCGAACAAAGTCATGGGCCAAGTGGAAAAGGCCATTGGCGTAGCAGACAAGCTGGAAAAAGATGGCAAGCTGGGCGAGGGTGTCTCCTTCAGCAAGATTGCCATCACCATCGATGCCGAAGGCAACATGAAGCTCTTCGCCGAACTGGAGCGTGCCTCCCAGGAACAGCAGGAACGCCTGGAAAAGGCCCAAGAAAAGAAGGAAGAGGAAGCCGCCAAGGCTGACAAGGAAAAGGAAAAAGAAGCAGAAGAAGAACAGCCGCCTCTTTCCCTCCAGCACACGCGAATCGAAGCTGACTCCGAAGATGAATTCTGGGAAAAGATCCTGGGCATCGACTGGAGCAAGATTGCCTTTGACTGAACCATTCAGAAATTTAAAAGGCTTCTGTTGCCGACTATGGCAGCAGAAGCCTTTGTTTTCGTGGCAGGGAAACTACTCCTCCAGCAACCCCACATATTTTTCCACCAGGACCTTGAGCTCCGCCAACGGAAGCGAGCATTCCCTGTCGGTAATGTCATTGATCACTTTCGCCCCGCCACCTGAGGCTTCCACCCTGAATACATTGCCGGCAAACTCAGCCGGAACAGATGCTTTTTCACAGTCTGACAGGAAAGAAAGCAGCTCTGCCCCGAAATTCCTGGCCTCTGCCAGCAGGAATTCCCCCAGCAGGGCATACTCCCTATCCTCAAAGGCAAAGACCGGCACAGCCTGCCTGCCTTCCCTTTTCACTTTGTATTTCAGCATGGGCTACTCCTTCCTGTAGATGGGATAGGCAGTGAGGATTTTCTTTTGGTCGTTCAGGTACATATCTATCTCCAGATCCCCGCTGTAGCCAATCCAAAGCTCACCATGGGGATTGTCCGAATTCCCCAAAGCATCCGCATAGGCTGTATTGATAGCATCCACCACTTCCTGGGGTGTCCAGCCATCAGGATAGAAGGAACTAAAGCCGTTCTTCTGCACGCCATCCACCTCCACCTTGGCGGTGAAGACACCGTGCCTGTCCTCCTTGGAGCGTGTCCCCGGCAGAATCCTGCCCCGGCTGCCCTCCACCTTGTCATAGTGATACCCAGTGGCCTTGCCCTTCTTGTTGATGGTGCCGTCAAAGATATGCTCCAGTGCGCCCCTGGCAAAGACTTCCGTGTTCCTGAGCCTCTTGATATCCTGCATGGTATAACTTGCTGCACTGCTATCCTTGCCAGTCTCCTGTTTTCTCGCCTCTTCCCTGGCGATTTCCCGCATTCTCGCCGCTTCTCTGGCAGCAGCCTCCTGCTCCCTGGCCGCTGACTTTTCCTCAAGAAGCTTGCGCCCTGCCTCTGCCTGCTGTGACTGCACCTCAGCAGAACTGCTCACCGTGCTGCCGGCCTCCTCCTGCCCTCCGCAACCGGAAGCCAGCGCCAGCATAAGCGTGACAAATACCGCCAGCAGCACACTGCTGCACCATTTTTTCATGCTGTTTCCCCCTCGTATAATCATTTTCCAAGTAAGTATTTCACCCTGCTGCTTGAAAATCCTCCCTCCTGCCACAATAAGCCCTTTCCAACAGCTCTGAGACAAGGTACAATAAGACAGGATTGACTATACATACAAGAGGAAGGGATTATTTCATGGAACTCAAACATCTTCGGACCAACGGCGCGGCTCTGTGCCTTGCCTGCCTGCTTCTTTCCGGCTGTGGCGCCCAGGACACAAACACCAGCAGCCAGGCAGCTGATCCTGCCTCCAGCGCAGCAGCCCAGACGGAAACTCCGGCAGCAGCACCTGCAGAGGAAAAGAAGGCTTATGTGGTGGTTGCCGATGACCTCAGCAACCTGTCGCTGGACAATGCCGAAACGCCGGTCTATGACCGCTATACACTGGCCCAGCGCAGGGAGAAGGGCCTGACTACAGCCCTGCCTGCCATCACGCCTTACAAGCAGGGCAAAGTTGCCTACCTGACCTTCGATGACGGCCCCGATGAGAAAAACACGGCAGCGGTACTGGACATCCTGAAGCAGGAAGGGGTCAAGGCTACCTTCTATGTGACTGGCAGGAATGTCAGGAACTTTCCCGACACCGCCAGGCGCATCTTCGAGGAAGGGCATGCCCTGGGCAACCACAGCTATGACCACGACTACAACCGCCTCTACGCTTCTGTAGGCAACTATATCGAAGAAATGGAACAGGCAGATGAGGCCATCTATGAACTCCTGGGGGTACGCCCCCTGATCACCCGCGCTCCCAGCGGCCGCATGGGCAATTTCACCAAGGCCTATGAAGATGCTATCGCTGCCAATGGCTATGTGGAACACGACTGGAATGTCAGCTCCGCCGACACCGCCCCCGGGAACCCCACTGCCCAGGATTTCATCGACAACATTTCCGGTCAGGCTGTCACGGACTGCGTCATCATCCTCATGCACAGCTCCGGCGGCCATGAGGAAACCGTCAAGGCTGTGCCTGAGATCATCCGCATCCTGCGTGAAAGGGGCTACACCTTCGGCGTAGTGACGCCCATGACGCCCCAGCCCTGGTAACTCCTCGGCGCTCCCCATATACATAAAATAAGCACAAACAAGCAGGGCTGCTGCATAAGTGAAACTCTCACTCATGCAGCAGCCCATTTTCGCAAGTATGCCCTTGCCAGCTTCAGATATACACTTCGCAGTCGTCTTCCACGCGCTTGCAGTTGCTGCGGACATTTTCCATGACAGCCTGAACGTCCTGGCCCTCTTCAAATTCCACCTTCATCTTCAGTCCCATGAAATTGACCGTTGCATCTTTGACACCTGGCGTCTTCTTAGCAGCCTCCTCCATCAGATTCGCGCAGGCGGCACAGTCAACCTCGATTTTGTAAACCTTCTTCATACAGGCACATCCTTTCTATATATGAATGTTTATTCATTAGATAATCTAAGTATTGCTCCTCTTGCAGGGCAAACAATTTTCCCTGCTTATGAAATCCTTCAGGCTGCAGCCACATCTGAAAGGCTGCGGCTGTTTTCATTTGCCTGCAGGACAGACTTGGGGACAAACATGGCCCGCACAGCGTTCAGAACAGCCAGGACCATGACCCCCACATCGGCGAAGATAGCCGCCCACATATTGGCAAAGCCTATAGCCCCCAGCATCAGCACCAGCACCTTGACCCCGATGGAGAACCAGATATTCTGCCTGACAATCCGCAGGGTCTTGCGGGCAATGCGCTGGGCAACGGAAATCTTGAGAGGATCGTCATCCATCAGCACCACATCGGCGGCTTCAATGGCCGCATCGGAGCCCAGAGCCCCCATGGCTATGCCCACATCGGCACGGGCAAGCACCGGGGCATCGTTGATGCCATCCCCTACAAAGGCCAGCTTGCCGGTCTTTTTCTGCTGCAACAGCTCTTCCACCCTGGCTACCTTGTCCTGGGGCAGCAGCTGGCTGTATACCTCATCCAGCTGCAGATCCGCCGCCACCTTGTCAGCTGACTTGCAATTATCACCAGTGAGCATGACCGTCTTTTTGATGCCATTGCGCTTGAGAGCGCGGATAGCCTCATGGGCATGTTCCTTCACCACATCGGCAATGATGATATGGCCGGCGTATTCGCCCTCTACCGCCACATGGATCATGGTGCCAGCTTCATCGCATTCATGCCACCTGGCACCAAGGGATTCCATCATCCTGGCATTGCCCACGCAGACGGTCTTGCCGTTGACCCGGGCACGGATGCCCTGACCGGCGATTTCCTCCACCTCTTCCACCTGGCAGCCATCAGCCTCATGGCCAAAGGCATTGCGCAGAGATTCGGCAATGGGGTGAGTAGAATAGCGCTCCACATGAGCAGCCAGGTGCAGCAGCTCCTCCCGGTTCAATTTGTCCGTATGAATGGCATTGACCTGGAAAACTCCTTTGGTCAGGGTACCAGTCTTGTCAAAGACCACCGTATCCACCTCTGCCAGGGTTTCCAGATAATTGGAGCCCTTTACCAGCACTCCCTGACGGCTGGCGCCGCCAAGGCCGGCAAAGAAGCTGAGGGGAATGCTGACCACCAGGGCACAGGGACAACTGATAACCAGGAAGGTAAGGGCGCGGTAAATCCAGGTACCCCACTCGGGAGCCAGCCCCATGCCCCAAAGACGTACCAGGGGCGGCAAAAAGGCCAGCGCCAGAGCAGCATATACCACGATGGGGGTATAAACCCGGGCAAACTTGCTGATGAAGTCCTCCGATTTGGACTTCCTGGAACTGGCGTCTTCCACCATCTCCAAAATCCTGGAGGCCGTTGACTCGTCAAATTCCTTGGTGGTCCTGATTTTCAGCAAGCCATTGATATTGACGCAGCCGCTGAGGACCTCATCTCCTGCCCCGGCTTCCCGGGGCAGGGCTTCACCGGTCAGGGCTACCGTATTCAGGCTGGAAGTGCCCTCCACCACCACACCGTCCAGGGGAATCTTTTCGCCGGGCTTGACCACAATGATGCTGCCAATCTCCACCTCATAGGGATCCACCTGCTCAAGGGAGCCATCTGCCTGCTGCAGATTCGCATAGTCCGGACGGATATCCATCAGCTCGCTGATATCCCGGCGGCTGCGGCCCACGGCATAGGCCTGGAACCACTCACCCACCTGATAGAACAGCATGACGGCAATGGCTTCAGTATAATCCCCGTCCTCATAAACAGCCAGAGCCATGGCGCCCAGGGTGGCAATGGCCATGAGCAGGCTTTCATCAAAAGCCCGCCGGTTCCTGAGGCCCTTGCCAGCCTTGTACAGGATATCATAACCAATGATGAAATAAGGCACCAAGTAGGCCAGGAAGCGGGGAAGCCCCGCCAGCGGCGCATAGGCCAGGGCAATCATCAGGACAGCAGCCACGATAATCCGCACAAGATTTTTCTTCTGCTTCTGATTCATAGACATTCCTCCCCAGGCTAAACATTATTATATATGAACAATTATTCATTCGTTGAATGTATTATACCACTTCCTGACCCTGAGAACAATAACCAGCAAAAAAATAGCCCGTCTGGAATAAAAATAAACCAGACGGACCATTTCACTTAGTCCACCAATTCGTAGCCTGCCTCGGTGATGACCTGGGCGAACTCCTCCCGGGCAATCTCCCGTTCAGCTGTCACCTTGGCCGTACCGGCTTCCAGGTTCACCTCCACAGCGGTAACTCCCGCCATCCCGGCCAGCGCATCATTTACATGCTTCTGACAATGGGCGCACATCATGCCTTCAATCTTAAGTTCCTTTTCCATAGTCTTTTCCTCTTCCTTTCTGTCATTTGCTGTTTCTTCAATTTTATCCTGATGAACTGCCGTCACTGCTGCCCCCTGCTCCGGCTTGAAATACCGCAGCCTCAGCGCGTTCATGACCACGCAGACACTGGACATGCTCATGGCTGCCGCCCCAATCATGGGGGAAAGCTTGATGCCAAAGGCAGGATACAGAAGCCCTGCAGCCAGTGGAATGCCGATGATATTGTAGATGAAAGCCCAAAACAAGTTTTCCTTGATATTGCGAATCACTGCCTGGGACAGCCTGATGGCACTCACTGCATCCAGCAGATTGCTGCGCATCAGTACCGCATCGGCACTCTCCATGGCCACATCCGTGCCGGCGCCAATGGCAATACCCAAGTCAGCCCGGGCCAGGGCCGGCGCATCATTGATGCCATCGCCAATCATGGCCACCTTATGACCCTCTGCCTGCAGCTTTGCAATATGCTGCTCCTTGTGGGCCGGCAGTACCCCGGCAATGAATTTCCTGAGGCCCAGCCGCTGGCTGACAGCTTTCGCTGTGCGTTCATTATCGCCGGTGAGCATGATGACCTCCAGCCCCATAGCCGTGAATTTGCGGATAGCCTCGATGCTGGAAGCCTTTTCCCTGTCCGCCACCGCCATGAGGCCCACCAGTTCTCCCCCACAGGCAAAGAACAGCAGGGACTTGCCCTCATCTGCCAACTTTGTCACCAGTCGGCTATGAGGCGAAATATCTATGCCCTGCTCAGCCATGAAGTCTTCGTTGCCAGCCAGGCAGGGCTTGCCCTGCACCTGCCCTTTCAGACCCCGTCCAATGACGGCCTGGAAGTCCTGCACTGCTGCCGGGGAAATCTTCTTGCTCCCGGCATAGGCCAGCACGGCTTCAGCCAGCGGGTGCTCGCTTTTCTGTTCCAGGCCTGCCGCCAGAGCCAAAAATTCCGTCTCCTCCATGGCGAAGACTGCCACATCTGTCACAGCAGGCTTGCCCTCAGTGATGGTGCCGGTCTTATCCATGACCACCGTATCCACGGCCCGGGCAATTTCCAAAGCTTCCCCGGACTTGATCAGTATGCCGTTTTCCGCCCCCTTGCCCGTGCCCACCATGATGGCCACAGGCGTTGCCAGTCCCAGCGCACAGGGACAAGAGATGACCAGAATGGATATAGCGATGGAAAAGGCAAATTCCACGCTCTCTCCCAGTGCCAGCCACGCGCCCCCTGCCGCCAGGGCAATGAGAATCACCACTGGCACGAACACCCCGGCAATGCGGTCAGCCAGCCTGGCCATGGGAGCCTTGCTGGCGCTGGCTTCATCCACCAGCCGGATGATCTGGCTGATGGTGGTATCGCTGCCCACCTTCTGGGCACGGAAATGTATCGCCCCCGCCTTGTTCAGCGTGGCAGAGGTCACCATATCCCCGGCCTGCTTGAAGACTGGCAGGCTTTCACCGGTCAGGGCCGACTCGTCCACGCTGGTCTGACCCTCAAGCACCACGCCATCGGCGGGTATCCTCTCCCCTGGCCGCACGATAATCTCGTCCCCTGCCACCAGCTCCTCAACGGGCAGCAGGACTTCCCTGCCCCCTCGCAACACAGCAGCCTGCTTCGGAGCCAGTTCCATTAGCCTGGCCAGGGCAGCACCTGTTTTGCCCTTGGCCCTGGCCTCAAGATACTTGCCCACGGTAATCAGCGTGACAATCATGCCCGCCGACTCAAAGTAGAGATTGCGGCTGTATTCCGTCACCAGGGCCCAGTCCCCATGCCCCAGCCCCCATCCTATGCGGAACAGAGCGAAGGCACCAAAAACGGCTGCCGCCATGGAACCCATAGCCACCAGGCTGTCCATATTGGGAGCCCCCTGAAGTAGGTTCCTGAAACCATTGATATAGTATTTGCGATTTAGGTACATGATGGGCAGCAGCAGCAGGAATTGGGCCAAGGAAAAGGTCAGGGCATTCTCTGCGCCGTCAAACAGCTCCCGCACCAGCGCCGGCACCGGCAGTCCCAGCCAGGCCAACAGCATCTGATGCATGGCAATATACATGATGGGAAAGAGAAACAGCACCGACCAAAGCAGACGCTTTTTCATGTCTGCCGCTTCTTTTTCCAGCGGCGCCGCCTCTTCCTTTTGGGAAACAGACTCCTGCCCCTTCAGGCTGGCGCCGTAACCGGCCTTTTCCACTGCGGCAATGATTGTCCCTGCGTCCAATTTCCCTTCATCATAAGACAGCTGCATGGAGTTGGTCAGCAGGTTCACGCTCACCCCCTCTGTGCCCTCCAGTTTCGCCACAGCCTTTTCCACCCGTGCCGAACAGGCTGAACAGGTCATGCCGGTTATGGTGAATCGTTCTTTTTTCATCAGCCCCTCACCTCATCATCTTGCCCAGCAGCATCACCAGTTCATCCACCACCGCCTCGTCGCCATCACGGATATCGTGGACCACGCAGCTCTTGATATGCTGGGACAGCAGTTCCTTGTTGAAAGCCCCCAGGGCCGCTTGTATGGCGCTGACCTGGGTCATGATATCCACGCAATAGCGATCCTCTTCCACCATGCGGCGGATGCCCCGCACCTGTCCTTCAATGCGGTTGAGACGGGAGATCAGCCCTTTGTATTCCCCGCCCTCCTTGTCACGATACTTGTGCCTTACCTCGGCACAGCCACAGCATCCTTCATGCGCTTGCTCCATAACAGCCTCCCTGATAGTGTCCAAAATATACCCCTTATAGGTATATAGATTATACCCATGAGGGGTATATGTCAAGCACTTGCTTCCAACAGAAAAGCCCTCACCCGCAGGTGAGGGACAATCATATAACGGTTTTCACTCAAACACTTCCAGCCACTCTTTTTCCTTGAAGCCCACCAGGACTTTGGCATTCCGCCCCTTTCCCACCAGGATAGGCCGCTTCACCAGCATGCCGTCCGTAGAGAGCAAGGCAAACTGCTCATCCTCGCTCATCTCTGGCAGCTTGTCCTTCAGCCCCAGTTCTTTGTACTTGACAC is a genomic window containing:
- a CDS encoding cation transporter, yielding MKKVYKIEVDCAACANLMEEAAKKTPGVKDATVNFMGLKMKVEFEEGQDVQAVMENVRSNCKRVEDDCEVYI
- a CDS encoding metal-sensing transcriptional repressor, with product MEQAHEGCCGCAEVRHKYRDKEGGEYKGLISRLNRIEGQVRGIRRMVEEDRYCVDIMTQVSAIQAALGAFNKELLSQHIKSCVVHDIRDGDEAVVDELVMLLGKMMR
- a CDS encoding heavy metal translocating P-type ATPase → MNQKQKKNLVRIIVAAVLMIALAYAPLAGLPRFLAYLVPYFIIGYDILYKAGKGLRNRRAFDESLLMAIATLGAMALAVYEDGDYTEAIAVMLFYQVGEWFQAYAVGRSRRDISELMDIRPDYANLQQADGSLEQVDPYEVEIGSIIVVKPGEKIPLDGVVVEGTSSLNTVALTGEALPREAGAGDEVLSGCVNINGLLKIRTTKEFDESTASRILEMVEDASSRKSKSEDFISKFARVYTPIVVYAALALAFLPPLVRLWGMGLAPEWGTWIYRALTFLVISCPCALVVSIPLSFFAGLGGASRQGVLVKGSNYLETLAEVDTVVFDKTGTLTKGVFQVNAIHTDKLNREELLHLAAHVERYSTHPIAESLRNAFGHEADGCQVEEVEEIAGQGIRARVNGKTVCVGNARMMESLGARWHECDEAGTMIHVAVEGEYAGHIIIADVVKEHAHEAIRALKRNGIKKTVMLTGDNCKSADKVAADLQLDEVYSQLLPQDKVARVEELLQQKKTGKLAFVGDGINDAPVLARADVGIAMGALGSDAAIEAADVVLMDDDPLKISVAQRIARKTLRIVRQNIWFSIGVKVLVLMLGAIGFANMWAAIFADVGVMVLAVLNAVRAMFVPKSVLQANENSRSLSDVAAA
- a CDS encoding heavy metal translocating P-type ATPase, which produces MKKERFTITGMTCSACSARVEKAVAKLEGTEGVSVNLLTNSMQLSYDEGKLDAGTIIAAVEKAGYGASLKGQESVSQKEEAAPLEKEAADMKKRLLWSVLFLFPIMYIAMHQMLLAWLGLPVPALVRELFDGAENALTFSLAQFLLLLPIMYLNRKYYINGFRNLLQGAPNMDSLVAMGSMAAAVFGAFALFRIGWGLGHGDWALVTEYSRNLYFESAGMIVTLITVGKYLEARAKGKTGAALARLMELAPKQAAVLRGGREVLLPVEELVAGDEIIVRPGERIPADGVVLEGQTSVDESALTGESLPVFKQAGDMVTSATLNKAGAIHFRAQKVGSDTTISQIIRLVDEASASKAPMARLADRIAGVFVPVVILIALAAGGAWLALGESVEFAFSIAISILVISCPCALGLATPVAIMVGTGKGAENGILIKSGEALEIARAVDTVVMDKTGTITEGKPAVTDVAVFAMEETEFLALAAGLEQKSEHPLAEAVLAYAGSKKISPAAVQDFQAVIGRGLKGQVQGKPCLAGNEDFMAEQGIDISPHSRLVTKLADEGKSLLFFACGGELVGLMAVADREKASSIEAIRKFTAMGLEVIMLTGDNERTAKAVSQRLGLRKFIAGVLPAHKEQHIAKLQAEGHKVAMIGDGINDAPALARADLGIAIGAGTDVAMESADAVLMRSNLLDAVSAIRLSQAVIRNIKENLFWAFIYNIIGIPLAAGLLYPAFGIKLSPMIGAAAMSMSSVCVVMNALRLRYFKPEQGAAVTAVHQDKIEETANDRKEEEKTMEKELKIEGMMCAHCQKHVNDALAGMAGVTAVEVNLEAGTAKVTAEREIAREEFAQVITEAGYELVD
- a CDS encoding DUF6033 family protein, translating into MANSINNNFLLRYKSTEQLGKNMFKGSKEKASEAKDPLAQFGGSASVELSQEGLALAVQQKNAKDDSGEGSGGVKSGEEALSPKAQDFLAKLREKYGDYDFFVADNVENPLDFDGAGNSNKRYYVILSNEELEKMADDEEYANKVMGQVEKAIGVADKLEKDGKLGEGVSFSKIAITIDAEGNMKLFAELERASQEQQERLEKAQEKKEEEAAKADKEKEKEAEEEQPPLSLQHTRIEADSEDEFWEKILGIDWSKIAFD
- a CDS encoding ZIP family metal transporter, giving the protein MLSLEVLQGLLLPFMGTALGAAGVYVLKDELNPLVQKGLMGFAAGVMVAASVWSLLIPSMEASGQLGQLAFLPAVIGFWAGTLFLLALDHFIPHLHLDSEEAEGPSCSLPKSAMLVLAVTLHNIPEGMAVGVVLAGWISGTADVTLGGALALSVGIAIQNFPEGAIISLPLRAAGMSRHKAFLGGMLSGVVEPIGGLLTILAASFVIPVLPYLLAFAAGAMLYVVVEELIPEMSSGHHSNVGVLAFALGFTLMMALDVALG
- a CDS encoding EndoU domain-containing protein; this translates as MKKWCSSVLLAVFVTLMLALASGCGGQEEAGSTVSSSAEVQSQQAEAGRKLLEEKSAAREQEAAAREAARMREIAREEARKQETGKDSSAASYTMQDIKRLRNTEVFARGALEHIFDGTINKKGKATGYHYDKVEGSRGRILPGTRSKEDRHGVFTAKVEVDGVQKNGFSSFYPDGWTPQEVVDAINTAYADALGNSDNPHGELWIGYSGDLEIDMYLNDQKKILTAYPIYRKE
- a CDS encoding polysaccharide deacetylase family protein, translated to MELKHLRTNGAALCLACLLLSGCGAQDTNTSSQAADPASSAAAQTETPAAAPAEEKKAYVVVADDLSNLSLDNAETPVYDRYTLAQRREKGLTTALPAITPYKQGKVAYLTFDDGPDEKNTAAVLDILKQEGVKATFYVTGRNVRNFPDTARRIFEEGHALGNHSYDHDYNRLYASVGNYIEEMEQADEAIYELLGVRPLITRAPSGRMGNFTKAYEDAIAANGYVEHDWNVSSADTAPGNPTAQDFIDNISGQAVTDCVIILMHSSGGHEETVKAVPEIIRILRERGYTFGVVTPMTPQPW